The nucleotide window TTGACTTCTCCACAGTGCCAGTTGTTGAATCAGCTGAGCCCGAACCCACTGCTCAGCCAGAGTCAGCTGACCGGCCACCGGTTGCTGCTGTGGAGGAGACCCCAACCCCAACACTcacaccaccacctcctgaacagcctgcagcagaaaataacaaaggTACGGtgaacaactgctgcacctacacacactgcTCCAGTTTATTATTTGGCTTATCACAACACATAGACTCACAAGCACGCACTGCATCTGAATTCTTGTTCTTGTTAACAGGTATGATGTTTGTTATCCAGACTTTTGGCAAGCTGAGACTTTCAACTTCCACTGAAAGTCGTGCGTCACAAACCAACTCTGAAACACGTTTAAAAAACCACAGCACTTTCATTCCTAGACATGGACAGGTAGATATTGGAAGTCTTAGAGCAGTTTAACTTTTACACCTCATCTTCCAGCTTCTCtatatttgaataataataatcgtATAATAGATTGAGGAGTAAATGAGTGTGCAGTCAGAAAACTCAAGTCAAGCATTGGTTTCACAGTTTGTAACAGTCAAGACAGTCTGATTATGAACAGAAAGACAATTTCGCCATGCAGTGATCCCATATTGCATGacactgtagaaaataataagagAATCTGTTCGCTCCAAATAAACTCAGCCTCCTTAGAAAATAAATTTCCTGTTGTATCTTGCTGCAGAAGTCATGTGTACTCCAAGACAAGGTAGCCTCCAAACAAATAGCCAAATATTTATGGATTGTAACTGGTGAATAATAAGACTCTACTGGTAGAACAgtatgtattgatttatttatttacatggttctTAAGTATTAGTATGAGAGCACGTTGGTTAGGAGACTTGATCTGGGAGTTAATTTGCTCTAAAACTATGTACGTATGGAATGAGCTCTGCTTTATCTTTGCATATAAATTATGTGTTAATAATCAAATAGAGCTTTCACATTGTCTGCCTCATACACAGGTCTCTGTGgcttattttcactgttttacatgCAACTTATAACCCATAACACATGTCACAGTATATTTTCTGACCAGATTATAATCTGTGCTTTCAGTTACTGGGTTTGAATAACTTCAGTTCTATAAATTACATCATCTTACACTATCTACCCCTCTATCCTATTCTATTTTGAAAGTCCATATCAGATGTCATTGTGTTCCCACTGCTGCATCTATGTAGACAAATTGTCAGCCTGAGTGCAAGGTTTAATAGTCCTTACCTCCAATCCTGTGGTGCAAGACAAATTTCATATGTATTCAGTAAAGTGCAATCAGTCTGTATGCTTCTAAGAACCAGTTTTCTCTTTTACTGAGGAACTAGTTAACAGTTGTTGTGTGGTCACAGAAACTCTGACAGGAAACTGTGGCTTTTactctgctgctctttattTTAACCAGTTCTAATTTTGTAACCTAGTAAATGAAGTTTGTTCAATTGATGCATTCATTGTCATGCtagaaaatatgatttttttcaatcCCCTTTCAAGGTAAACATGTTGATAATCCTGTGTTGTATTTCTCTTACTGCCCTCCAGGGGGGTCTGGTTTCAAGCCAGACCCTTCTCTGATGGACTTTGGCCAGTCCAGCCCAGAGGATGAAGACCTGTACAGCACGCGGAGCTGAGAGACCAGTTGGCCACAGGAGAAACCTCATTCCCACACTGCCATCTCATATGTCATCCAGACTGATAAACACTCTATATCATTATGCTGTGTAAATTGCCATTTTGAAAGCAAGTATAGTTATGAAGTCTTTTATGAAGATTtccattctcttttttttatatttccacAGAAAACAGCCAAGTACATTTGCATTGTAGCAGCAAGCAGTGGCAGTCGGTTTCTGTGGAaggactgaaacacagaaaaaaatacacccaCAACTGTTTACAAGTCTTTTAATTCACAGATGGCAGATTGCgaatatttctctctgtttgtcatttagCAATTACAGTTTTTTGTGCTACGTCTCTTACAGTCATGAGTGcattgtgcttttatttattgtaatttagCCGCACGTGCTGGTAATGAGTACAAGATGGACTAGTGCTGCTCCATTTTGTTACATAAAAAATTGTCTTCACTTATTGAGTTTAAGAACTCAAAATAAATCTATATTTTTCAGGAATTTATGATGTGTCTTCTCAACTAAGTGCATAGTTTTTGTTCTGACATGCAGTTTGAATTGTGGGACCCTATAtgcacaggtgtgtgcctttctaaaCTGTGccagtcagttcagtttgacACACATGGACTCCAGTCAAGTTCTAGACACATCTcaaggataattaaagcaaTGAGGATGCACCTGACCACAATCTGGAGTGCCACAGCAAAGAGTCTGAacacttttgtaaatgagacatttcagtttttgatttttcataaatttgcaaaacaaatctaaaaacatgttttcactttttcattgtGTGCTACTGAATGTAGATAGATGGGCAAAAACACAATGCATTAAAACTTTAATCTGTAACACATTAGTGCAAAAaatgagagggtaaaaatattttctgcagCCAGTGAATGAACAtaacatacatactgtatcacACTGCAAGTAAAGAACGATATCTCCTCTTCCAAACCTCTGCAAATAAAGTGGGACACAAAAAGGTTCCCTTCCTAAAACACAACTCAAgttgtttattattatcatcccaaaaaaaaatcatcagtaaAATGGAggacatttcacagtttttttttttaatgagatcATAACATCAAATTGGTGTATCAATTGGTGTATCATAAACATTACACTGTTGAAGAACAATGAATCTGGGGATGTCCATGCTAAATGTGTATGATTTTTTATGGGTCCCATTTTGGGGTGCCCATCCCATATCAACACTGCTATGCCAGGAGCACAACTATTGCGTGGACCATCATGCCATACGGTTAAACATTTATGGTTCCCAGAGAATGGATCTTACTGACTTTGGTAAATGCCCTTCTGTAGCATCACCAAGaggttcacatttttattttgtagcgAAATATCTTGACAATTATCTGatggtgtggctgcattagacagacacaaacaaatacaaatgatattttttttgtttattgtttacaagaaaaactaacaaaactaaattcttgacaatttcaatatgtcagttctcaacattgtcggtatcaaagtaaacaaataacagaatgtgttcaaaactgaacaaaaaataaatcaaccatcacatcatcaaattaatatttagtagtcgcagtagagctctaatcctggctggcatgttccccacaagcctttcacactgctgaggggtaatcttgtcccattcttcttgaattactgcttttaattcttctaaattctttagtttacactttgaaacaggccttttgataatccaccacagattttcaatggggctcatgtctgGGGATTGAGCTGGCAAGAGGCActatcttgttgaaacatccagttttgacttTGATGGAACAGTGCatgtgcagaagggagcatgtgggttttgaGATAATACTTGGAAGAGTTCAATGAGCCACAGGGAGGACAGggagatgaccaacaccagtagcactcatgcatccccaaaccattagtgcctccaccatgcttgacagtaggtactgtacatgctggagataatgcttgGCCTGGCCTTCtgtgtaccctcacattatcaggaggagcataaagctggaaactggactcatctgaccacagaatcttcttccaattcctggctgtccagttcttgtgtgcttgggcccaacgacaccgggctaacctctgtctctcactgatcaggggcttcttgacagccttgtagccttaagccatgatctaaaagtcggACACGTACAGTGCAGatggaacactggacaccagtttggttggaccactgctgctgaagctcctgtaaTGTCATTCggcggttttccctgcacatgcgtATCAGGATgcggtcatttcttgctgaagaaacccttggacacccagatcttggtttgtcttccaaacTGTTGGttcatctgtatttctgcagagtgtatccaactgctgaaggactgcatctgcacttcctgacTATCTGATGGtagctgtacccttcctggctgagaatctgtatcaGGCgtgtttcctgcgttaggttccttgttttagccatttttgtctctgaagaactttcttattgcaatatttcacaaatgcatggggtgtccaaaaacttttttccaccactgtatacctaccaaacatcagcatgttaacattgtaaGTGTGCATGCCGACATTCCTATTTAGCTAGAAAGCACCACTTTGCCAATATACTCATGACAGAGTTGTTGGAATATAATTAACTAATTTATTTAAACCAAGTTAAACCGAGaaactgatttgatttaaatcagaTGATGATTGCTTCCTTGTTCCATAATCTAACTGtcaaacagctattaaatctaatCCCAAGTGATACAGTCTTTGTGGTTTCCTGAAACAAAAGCTAGGACATTAAAATCATTCAAATGTCAATGATAAAtatctgtacagtatgttgagCAAGCATTAGTCATGGAAATGATTATTTCTAAGAACTCTGAAAGTTTGAGTAACAAGCATGTGTACTCTGAGAATGTCATGTATACtttctaaaatatttttggtGCCACATGTTTTTGCTTACTTCTGTGAGCACACACAGTTTGTGCCGAGGGACCAGGCTATCTTCTAACATCTTTATAGCCTCTTTACTGCTCCTCAGAGGAACCAGAGCTCCCTGGACCTCATAAACTCTGCATGAGGTCAACCAGAGTCATGAccctccgtgtgtgtgtgtgtgtgcgcactctCACATATGTGtataacagaaagaaaagggagggagaagTCAGATCAATTAGACGTCAATacttttttcatcttctttcctGTTGTACATGGAGAAAAATACACATATGGGAACCAGGCTTCCTGTAGCATTGGAGCtacagtttgtgctgctggtTTGTGTTGAGGGATTAAGGGACTTGTGGGCTGGTGttactgtgctttttttttttttttttttttttttacacaaacactacaaaatgttctgattaaaaaaaagttcctCCAGAAACAACTCTGTGTCCTGGAATCTTCATCCACCAACAGTGTTAATAAGACCACATGGAACATATTGAATCAGTTCAAAATAGAACAGAGAGAGTGGGAATGCTGGAAATCTGTTCAGTCTTTTCTTCTCACAATTTGTTAGGAAGGACAGACATCTTGTTGCTATAAGCTGGGGGCCAGTGTTAGAGGTTTCAGAGCCCACCCCAGCAAGATGTTACACTAAGAATAGCCTGGAATAGCCTCATCTCACCTCTCTCAAGGGCCCCCTCCACATATGGGGCCCCCTTTCCATACAGCATCCCACACAAGCAGCATTTATGACAATGTCCTGAGAACTAATGTTAGTGGACTCTGTCATGTAGTGCAGAagtctcagatttttttttttctagaccAGCAGAAAGGAAGTGGGGCTCACAACCCTGACCTTTCACCTTTCACCCACCATGAGCCAGATTTTCCACAGAGGGTTATGGCTTTGCGTTGGTTATCTTCCCAGGGTCCAGCTAGTGAGGGAGACCCCCACCATCAAATAAACACATGGCACATTTATCAGCAAATAATATAAACAACACAATTACATAAGCCATTTAAGGGTGTTTGTGAATATTGTCCATGTTTACTTGAACATAtcttgtgtctctgtgggtcagtgtgtgcatgtttttgtgcagtTTCCTGTGCCTGCAGATAAAATCATATGTTGGTAGTTTTTTTCCGTTCAACGGAAGCATACCACACATAATACACActtacagtcagtgtgtgtgttattcattaaaaagaaataattagTTTGGCAATTTTGCAGACACTGATATATAAGCTGTGTTAACTTTTTGGTTGCAACAACACCACTGTTATATAATAATTACATCTTGTTTAATGAgcacagagggggaaaaaaaagagacttttGACAAACTACGGTAGCAAGGAAATTAAATGTCATGCTTTTAATCCAGAAAAAATAATTGGCTTGGAAGTTGATGTCCAGTAAGGGCTGTGATGTAAGTTGAGGTTTGATGCTCTTTGCTTCATTGCTCTTCTTATCTActgcatgcacagacatacactcCCACACATGCTCAAACTGTTAATCACTGCAGCCTCTCAGTTTGTGCGTGACATCTAACAGCCAAAAAACATAGCAGATGTTGACTTTAGTAGTAGAATTAACAACGCTCTAAAAAGTGAAACAAGTATCTGTGTGCTCTACAAGCCAATGTAATTGATTGAAAAAAGGATAAAGTGCGATAACCATTCCAAATGCTGACAAAGGTCAAAGGATGGCAAACAGAGGCAGTTCTGAGATAAAACAAGTGAAAGTAAGATAGACTGAATGTATGTAACAGTCTGtcttatgaatgtttgtgatattttcaCTGTATCAGTGAGGGTTATAGCAGTCATGGAAGAAGTAGTGTccactttactgaagtaaaagtagtaacaacacaatttaaaaatgcTCTGTTACAAGTTCTGTACTAgcaagactaagagtctacaacTTGGTTCTGTGAGGTGTAATAGACATAATGGTGTTCCAAGCAAATTGCTAACACCAACATGACAGCATGATCACAATGaggctaacatgctaacatttgctaatcaACAGTATACATAATGTACAGCTGAGGCCAAGAGAATGTCATTACATTTTCAACCCAAGTACTGGACAAATTTAAAGTTTGACTTGATGATGGTGCTAAAGTGGCAGACTTGCCAGATTGGTATTTCTGCTAGCATGGTTAAAAATGTTACCTACTTGTTTCTTGCCAGGAGTGCGTGGTCATAATGGTTGAAGACCTTTTCCGTTTCCAAGACAAAAAGTGCtatctcttcatcctctcatgttggactaaGGGCAGTGACTTACTTTTTCAAACTGGTATTATGAGATGGGATGGGCCTgattagctggttagcatgctaacttcagtagaagaagtgatagaaacagaagcaaaacaagagttaatattggtgttgctttctacctctggagacagctcttggtaagtaaagtaattaagtttgatgctgaatttcCTACTTccatttcttctagactggtaagtaaacagttgCTAAcactaacattggctatgttggtatagcaaaaacttacatatagcacctttaagtggAAGCAAGAATCAAAATGTACTTATGTTatatataaacaataaaagtaTTATGCAGAATATCACAATTTGTATGTGTGCAACATAACCAGTTActatagctgtcagataaatctTGTGGCGTAAAAACGACATTATTTCTCCCTCAAATGTTGTCAAGTGGAAGCATAAAGTAGCAGCAACTGGTAAGCAAATCATGACTGTACTCAAgttcagaaaatgacaaaatatgtggAGGCAGAGACatagttttgtttcttttctgtcatcatCTATTTCTGTTGGCCTGCATCGCACCataaatttctgtttttagttgTTGCATGTCATGACTTAGGGTCCTtggcttctctctctgtatgtgtgggtatgtgtgtgtgcatgagaacAACTGCACATACTCAGCATGCCAGTGGAAGAACATTGCATTATGAAGTTTCCGTTTTGGAAAGCATAACTGTCCCTTTTTAACAGTTCTGTAACATACAGCACATTCCCAATTTCTCATGTTCTGCAAGTAGGCAACAACAGAGCTCTTCATTTGCGGCCTTCATaatctcctgctctctgtctcgCCTTCATCCGTCATCCTCACCGTCAGCTTTCCCACGGCTATTAGAACATGTCACATCCTGATAGATACTCAATGGAGCAgagtgcacgcacacacatctgaacacacatgtaaacagatGCGAGCACCCTGCGTTGATGCGTGCATGCCAGGGACTGAGATTAAGTACATCCAGTTGCACAAGTATCGAAGCATAGACGCACATGTGCACACGCATGTGCACGTCCACACACAGGGATGGATGCATGTTTAAAACTGTTGATCAAAGGGGCTGTGATGTAATCAGTCTCAGAGCTTTGCACGCATCCCTCATTAACTTTCACCAGAGGCTTTAATGAAAAACCACTGGAGGGaatctcctctttctctccctcttcccttcTCATCTTCTCGTTCACTCCCTGCAGTATCTgctcgtcctcctcctcgttcATCTTCCACACCGCTGCCCCCACCcagccaccccccacccctcagtCTGCCCCACTGGCTGGCTTGACTTCCGCTGAGACAGAGTAAATATTTCCCATGGCTTATCTGACCGCTGGTAGAACGAATATGACACAGAGTGCGAGACTCCTCTAATTAACACACAGCTTCCATTCCTCGGGTCAGAGGCCCCGATGGGGACAGTTAGTACTTTAAGTTTGACAcctcaaacacactgatgtcCTATTCATTATAGTAAGGTATGGCACATGGTTGTGTGTCTACAGTCACTTGAGATGCAGCTTGTACTGTAACTCACATCTTgacttgattttcttttttggccTTTTCTGGTAGAGAACTGAGCAGGAAGGAAAAAGGGATAGAATTGAAAACAGGGAAGGCAAgcctatctctttctctctctctctctgaaggcTGGCTTGTGTCCAGGTAAGTCCAGCCCCTCGGTAATGATGAAGGTGTGACGTGTAGCAACTTTGCTGTTGTGCAATAATCATGAGGCTCTAGAGGGCTATAAGACCCCCCAACCCCATCTGGTTTCTCAGAGCCTCCAATCTgttttctccacacacacacacacacacacacacacacaaacacagaggcatgATATGGTCTGGGGTACTCAGCTGTGCAGATTTTACGTAGATACTTAGAGGGGTCGAGGAACAATTGTCAAGACATGGACTTTAGCCAAAAGAAGCATTGAAAACCTCTTGACTGCTTGGACTGGACACTCAATAACTCCAGGTAAAATGAATTCTTTAAATACTTAATTTCATGCTATTCATTATTCAAATTATTCCATAAGTCTGGTTTGATTTGATGATACATATCTTCTTTTTTCTACCACCAGTTAAACTTACTGTTACTCTTACTGTTACTCTCTACCAGTTATATTGGTATTAGAAAAGTTATTTGAAGATGTAATTTCCACTACATTACTGATTCCCTGCTTTAAATTCtatttgttgtttcttctgttaTTAATAATGCATTCCTTTGGTGCACTGGACTGTAATAGGATCAGTTTCAGTGACTTTTAAGGTCGCTGTAAAACTATTAAATTGAAAATTAAGGTGACACTTTTTTCATCTAAATCATAAATGTTTCAAAAACTTATTTCAGccattaaaacaaaatagatGTTTGAGGCAGCCAACTTATTACAACCCCTCCATATGTATTTCATTACTGCCCAACTTTAAGAATGGTGTAATGTATTATTGCTGTGATTAGTTATCAAGTAGGACAGCTAATAAACACTTGAGCCAACTAAAGATTACCACGTAGGAGAACTTTTTCTTCGCCCATAAAAGGCAGCTGAATTTTAAACGCTCTGCTCTTTTGTTTGATTTCCAGCTGACCTTGGAAAACTGAAAGGAGGGAAGTCAAATTGTGTGACGCAAGGGTACATCCAGTACCATAATGGCAATCCCAAATGACTTCTCCATTTTCAACTCCACCTCCTATTTAACAACAGAGATCTATCTGAACGCCTCTCTTGCCCCCTCTGACCCCCCCTGTGCAGATTGGACTCCTGTACCCATGACCACAGTCATCCCCGCCATCTACAGCGTTATCTGCGTGCTGGGAACCATAGCCAATGCGCTGGCAGTATGTGTGTTGGCCCATGCCAGTGCCTTGAGGAGAACTGTGGCTAACACTTTCATGctgaacctgtgtgtgtctgacctgcTGTTCCTGCTGTCTCTCCCGCTGTGGGCCGTCTACTACTCCCGGGGCTACAGCTGGCCCTTTGGCCGGCTGGCCTGCAAAATCTGTGGGGCGCTCCACAACCTCAACCTCTACGCGTCTATCTTCTTCATCACGGCCATGAGCATAGACCGCTACCTGGCCATCGTGCATCCGCTCCGCTCCCAGAGTGCACGAGACCCCACACGTGCCCGGCTCACGTGCATCCTGGTGTGGTTTCTGGCATGTGCTTGCTCAGCCCCCACCCTGGCTCTGAGGGATACACGCTACCTCAGTGGGCTCGATGTGGAGGCCTGTGTGATTTCCTACCCTGATCATACGTGGTATCTGACCCTGGTCTGGATGAAGATTGCTCTGGGATTCCTCCTGCCGCTGTTAGTCATATCTTGTTGTTACTGTGCTATTGGTCGACATTTGTTGGCTGATACAGGGTTGGTAAGAATGCAGAAACTGTCACACCCCCCCCAGCATGCCCTCTTTTAAATCACTGGAATCCCAGGAGAGCTGCAGTAAACCAGAGAGACCCCCGACCCCGTGTGTGAGCCCCAGCTCTAGTGGGGTCAGAGCCCTGGAGGGCAGAGGGCTGGAGCGGGTTTTGTGGACAGTAGCCGCTGTGGTCCTGgccttcttcctctgctggttTCCCTTTCACTGCGTGACCTTTATGGATGTTTTGAACAGCCAGGGCAAGTTGGACGGCTGCTGGGTATACTGGAGCATCCACAACCTCACCCCTCTCACCCTGTGTCTGGGCTTCTCTAACTCAGCCATCAACCCTGTGCTCTACTGCTTCATTGGGAACCATTTCCGGGGCCGTCTCGGGGGCCTCTGTAAGGGCCTGTGTGCTTGTTTGAAGGCCCGTGGGGAAGATCACAGCCAAAAGAGGGGCTCCTTTAGCACCAGGCTGAGCTCCTTCTCCCGAAAACTCAGTGACCTGAAAGACCTGGCGATTGTGGAGCCCACAGGTCCTGCCTAACCAGCCCCCAGAGAGAAAACTTTCCGTCCACTGGCTTCACACTCCAAAGAATGAATGTCAAATGACTGCTGAACTCCAATAAGCATGGACGTGTGAGACAGAACTGGTGCTGTAATTGATGGAGTAAAATTCCAGCAGAGCTCAACTCTGCCTTACAAAGCTAGAAAAAAAGTAACTACAGAAAAGATGAAGTCGAGAAAAAGGGTTGAAAGTTTTGAGACTGGTTATCTAAACCATGTAACAGATGTAATGCCTTTGTAGGCAGATTATTTTACACTCTTGCTTTCAACAGTCTTAAAGAAACTACAGCAGCTAcatgacaatgtgaaaataatgtgacacTCTAACAGGGTCATTTTCTGTGATAAATTATTTGCTGAATCTGTAGCTCTACTCAGCTTCACAGAGctttacagtgagtttcagctcattgtttagctgtcctGGTGCAGGAGGCAGCTGTTATCAGTTTAAAAAGCTATAGCTATATTAACCAGCTCTTTGTTAATAAGCTCTCCATATCAATATATGTTAAAAGATGATGTCAATGTTCACAACTTCTTTCTGCTTACCTTGAGTAGgcaaaacaaaatcagttaTTGTAAGTGTAAGGATACAGAAAAAAAGCCTTCAAATTGGTCAGTGGCTGAGATGACAGCTAATCagctaagctaatgttagcaggtCTAGTTTAGCTGCTATTAccatttttgtttattcatcatAGTAAGATTTAGCTTCTGTCTCATTCATATGGAATGACAAACATAATTGCTACAATAGtgaatgttaaaaatattttttcaattacAGAAATAGAGTAGGAGAGTGTAAATATAGTGTGTGGTCTATGGCTAGCTTTTTAGCATAACGCTGTGCTTTTTGGCTTGGGTTTGTAGTCTTACAGACTATACTTTTCTGTGGCATAGTAATAATTTATATGGTAAAACAAATGccaataaataactaaataaataaataaacaaatctgaATCTGCTCTCAACTCACTTTTGACTAAATGTGTAGTTACTGCATTTTGGCTTTGTAGGCCAGAGCCGACCGAGGGAATGATGAGATAAAGCTATATAAGGCTAATTATTAACCAGATGTAACAATACTACTTTTACTGTTCTTTACTGGGACCAAGATATTATATGTTTAATCATGTAACTTGTAACATTTGTTGGTATTATTCTCAAAAGATAGTTAATAAATAAGAATCATTGCATTTCTTTGACTGAataagaaataaagaaaacaaatatttatctaaaaaaaatgccattcttttgttttatataattCTCTCTTCTAAACTGGGACAAAAATTTTGGTTCAGTTCCACACATGCAGCAATTTTGTGAAACCCGTTCcatttacaattttattttcctATTCCATCTTACCCTCCAACAGCTGTGACTGAGAGCTTCCCCCACCTGGGAATGAGAGTGCCGGGATTACTGTCGGCCTGGCAGATGGACATTcggtctctccctccctccaccccctccacccttTCCTCCCGTCCCAGAATACCTCACATAGATTCTGTACATATCAAGGCCAGATATCATAATCTCATACTAATGTCCTTATGAAGCATTCCAGTCAGGCCACTTGTGTTGGTTGAGGGAGCAGCCAGCTAATCAATGATGTATCTCTGTCTGCTATTTGTGTCCAGTATAGATCCACAGCATTCTGCATTGACCCTGGCCTGCCTCTGTGAGCTGAGAGCCAATGTACTATGGTGTAATTTTGTTTTGCACTGGTGAAGGCTGTGAGATTATTAAACACAAGAACATTGAGTAGCTGAAGCTAGAAATGCTTTTGTTCCTGCCTTAAGACATGTGGTTATGCCTGTCTCTATTTCATACTTGTATCCAAGAAAGTCTGAATGTTTTCTCACATTAATATGGTACCCAGCTCTTAGTTGAGGTTTGTTGCAGTAGCTCACTCCTCATCAGTCTTCCAAATCTTGCCACTGGATGGCACTAAAGTGCTGTAGAAGTGTGAATAAGGTGCCCCTGGCTGCTTACCCAGACAAAGCCCCTAAGTCCCACCGCTCATGATCTTTCTGAGCCGAGGGAAAAATGGCTCTGACACAGACTGATGACTCATGTAGGCTACAGTTCTGAATGTATAAAAACAGACATCCTCAACAAATGCTGCATTAGAGAGCGCCACAGGCTCAAAGCATGTATGGTGGTAGAATCACAAGGTTTGACTTCCTCAGGGCTCTTTCAAGAGGAGCACTTGGTGGTCTGGACGACTTCATATGGTTGTA belongs to Lates calcarifer isolate ASB-BC8 linkage group LG8, TLL_Latcal_v3, whole genome shotgun sequence and includes:
- the agtr2 gene encoding LOW QUALITY PROTEIN: type-2 angiotensin II receptor (The sequence of the model RefSeq protein was modified relative to this genomic sequence to represent the inferred CDS: deleted 1 base in 1 codon); this encodes MAIPNDFSIFNSTSYLTTEIYLNASLAPSDPPCADWTPVPMTTVIPAIYSVICVLGTIANALAVCVLAHASALRRTVANTFMLNLCVSDLLFLLSLPLWAVYYSRGYSWPFGRLACKICGALHNLNLYASIFFITAMSIDRYLAIVHPLRSQSARDPTRARLTCILVWFLACACSAPTLALRDTRYLSGLDVEACVISYPDHTWYLTLVWMKIALGFLLPLLVISCCYCAIGRHLLADTGLVRMRNCHTPPSMPSFKSLESQESCSKPERPPTPCVSPSSSGVRALEGRGLERVLWTVAAVVLAFFLCWFPFHCVTFMDVLNSQGKLDGCWVYWSIHNLTPLTLCLGFSNSAINPVLYCFIGNHFRGRLGGLCKGLCACLKARGEDHSQKRGSFSTRLSSFSRKLSDLKDLAIVEPTGPA